From a single Natronorubrum tibetense GA33 genomic region:
- a CDS encoding DUF255 domain-containing protein, which translates to MDDPTRVEWREWGPDAFDEAAETDVPVLLSLTATWCDHCHEMDRETYAEPRIAANVNDSFVPIRVDVDRYPRVRDRYNMGGFPSTVFLAPDGTVLTGAGYLGPDGMRQVLDSVRTMWDTKGSGAGRVPRPLREDSPPAGELTTDVESAMLGQLTETYDDVAGGWGQSPKFPLPDALEFALKRDREMALRSFDAVGANLLDEYDGGFYRFATDRDWSGLQYEKLLDSNGALVRAFANAYLHTGKDEYREPAERTVEYLTTTLWNDGADAFANSQAPGDDAAHALDATDRAAADEPPVDDGVFAGPNALAIEGLLTYYAYTDDERARRYAERTLATLRNDLLTDGVAAHALEGGIETDEHGTPTPLLTTQARTLAALTTAASTLEGDVLEDATAVADATIDRLHDEASFLDGPATGVGLVDRPLRPLDANVAFADALLELSVLTDEERYRDVARETLEAFAGASDRFGVQIARYATATARLLEGPLVIRIATGPGTDLHRAALRLADHEKVVVPNAADLESETARVERGETVSEPAKTPAELSKRVQSILE; encoded by the coding sequence ATGGACGATCCGACACGTGTCGAGTGGCGCGAGTGGGGACCGGACGCCTTCGACGAGGCGGCGGAAACGGACGTTCCCGTCTTGCTCTCGCTCACTGCGACGTGGTGTGACCACTGCCACGAGATGGACCGAGAAACCTACGCGGAGCCGCGAATCGCGGCGAACGTCAACGACAGTTTCGTCCCGATTCGGGTCGACGTGGATCGCTACCCGCGCGTTCGCGATCGGTACAATATGGGCGGCTTTCCCTCGACGGTCTTTCTCGCCCCCGACGGGACGGTGTTGACCGGCGCGGGCTACCTCGGTCCCGACGGAATGCGACAGGTACTGGACAGTGTCCGAACCATGTGGGACACCAAAGGGAGCGGCGCTGGACGAGTTCCGCGGCCGCTCCGGGAAGACAGCCCGCCCGCAGGCGAACTCACGACCGACGTCGAATCCGCGATGCTCGGTCAGTTGACCGAGACCTACGACGATGTCGCGGGCGGGTGGGGTCAGAGTCCGAAGTTTCCGCTCCCCGATGCCCTCGAGTTCGCGCTCAAGCGCGACCGGGAGATGGCGCTTCGCTCGTTCGACGCCGTCGGCGCGAACCTGTTAGACGAGTACGACGGCGGCTTCTACCGCTTCGCGACCGATCGCGACTGGTCGGGACTGCAGTATGAAAAGTTGCTGGACTCCAACGGTGCGCTCGTGCGCGCGTTCGCGAACGCCTATCTGCACACGGGCAAAGACGAGTATCGAGAGCCCGCCGAACGCACCGTTGAGTACCTTACGACGACGCTGTGGAACGACGGCGCCGACGCGTTCGCGAACAGTCAGGCCCCCGGTGACGACGCCGCACACGCCCTCGACGCGACCGACCGCGCTGCCGCCGACGAGCCGCCGGTCGACGACGGCGTCTTCGCCGGGCCGAACGCGCTGGCGATCGAGGGGCTCCTGACCTACTACGCCTACACCGACGACGAACGCGCTCGGCGATACGCCGAACGCACACTCGCGACCCTGCGAAACGACCTGCTCACGGATGGCGTCGCCGCGCACGCCCTCGAGGGAGGCATAGAAACCGACGAACACGGAACCCCAACACCTCTGCTTACCACGCAGGCGCGCACGCTGGCTGCGCTGACGACCGCCGCGAGCACCCTCGAGGGAGACGTCCTCGAGGACGCCACCGCGGTCGCGGACGCGACGATCGATCGGCTTCACGACGAGGCGTCGTTCCTCGACGGGCCGGCGACGGGCGTCGGACTGGTCGACCGCCCGCTTCGGCCACTCGACGCGAACGTCGCGTTCGCGGACGCGCTACTGGAACTGTCGGTCCTGACCGACGAAGAGCGTTACCGCGACGTCGCGCGAGAAACGCTCGAGGCGTTTGCCGGCGCGAGCGACCGCTTCGGCGTACAGATCGCCCGATATGCGACCGCTACCGCGAGATTGCTCGAGGGGCCGCTGGTGATCCGCATCGCGACCGGCCCCGGAACCGACCTACATCGGGCGGCGCTCAGGCTGGCCGATCACGAGAAGGTCGTCGTTCCCAACGCCGCCGATCTCGAGTCGGAAACGGCTCGAGTCGAACGCGGTGAAACCGTCTCGGAGCCCGCCAAAACCCCGGCCGAGTTGAGCAAACGCGTGCAGTCGATCCTCGAGTAA
- a CDS encoding FxsA family protein gives MLRWIFALLLIPFLDAVILAVVVSQTTYIGWVGMVLLVVLTGLVGMLLVRAEGRRTIRKMQRSLMEGKPPTNELLDGGLLIAAGAFLLTPGLVTDLIGFLLVIPLTRIPIRAGLKRFVIVPYADKKTGGFASGQVWTIGFPDEGMARGGQGSSSETGTYDLGVDDYSVDDGTDDESYTIDFGDERTSDLSDESDDDGDDRPTR, from the coding sequence ATGCTCCGGTGGATCTTCGCGCTGTTGCTCATCCCCTTTCTCGACGCGGTGATTCTCGCTGTCGTGGTCAGCCAGACGACGTACATCGGCTGGGTGGGAATGGTGTTGCTCGTCGTCCTGACCGGACTCGTCGGCATGTTGCTCGTCCGCGCCGAGGGTCGCCGAACCATCCGGAAGATGCAACGGTCGCTGATGGAGGGGAAGCCACCAACCAACGAACTGCTCGACGGTGGCCTGCTGATCGCCGCCGGTGCGTTCCTGCTCACGCCCGGCCTGGTTACGGACCTCATCGGCTTCCTGCTCGTGATCCCGCTGACGCGGATTCCGATCCGCGCTGGACTCAAACGCTTCGTGATCGTCCCCTACGCGGACAAGAAGACCGGCGGCTTCGCCAGCGGACAGGTCTGGACGATCGGCTTCCCGGACGAAGGGATGGCTCGAGGGGGACAGGGGAGCTCGAGTGAGACCGGAACGTACGACCTCGGTGTCGACGACTATTCCGTCGACGACGGGACCGATGACGAGTCGTACACGATCGATTTCGGCGACGAACGGACCTCGGACCTGTCGGACGAATCGGACGACGACGGCGATGACCGCCCCACGCGGTAG
- a CDS encoding helix-turn-helix domain-containing protein, whose translation MANSMAEQLQQDMVCEGLLECIHGLKQLDKDCFRVMVESEEALTIDEVADRVDRERSTAYRSIQRLLQSGFIQKEQINYEQGGYYHVYYPTDPAQIANDMQRMLNDWYAKMGQLIQEFEDKYEHADAGTEVPAR comes from the coding sequence ATGGCTAACTCGATGGCAGAGCAACTACAGCAGGACATGGTGTGCGAAGGGCTGCTGGAGTGTATTCACGGGCTCAAGCAACTCGACAAGGACTGCTTCCGCGTGATGGTCGAAAGCGAGGAAGCGCTGACGATCGACGAGGTCGCCGATCGGGTCGACCGCGAGCGCTCGACTGCGTACCGATCGATTCAGCGACTGCTCCAGAGCGGCTTCATCCAGAAAGAGCAGATCAACTACGAACAGGGTGGCTACTACCACGTCTACTACCCGACGGACCCGGCCCAGATCGCGAACGATATGCAGCGAATGCTCAACGACTGGTACGCGAAGATGGGGCAACTCATCCAGGAGTTCGAGGACAAGTACGAACACGCCGACGCCGGCACCGAAGTTCCCGCCCGGTAA
- a CDS encoding MBL fold metallo-hydrolase, producing MSNINLEPTELSRRLEKDDTEAPFVLDVRNEDDYEEWRIDGSTNVPIYDELLAYDYSTLEEHVDELPKDTEIAVVCVAGITSARAAEFLREHGFDATSVADGMNGWGRVHRQYDVDAADGVVQIVRPGTGCVSYLAHDGDEAVVVDPSQYVDRYLNAVDERDLEIVGVADSHAHADHVSGARRLAGELDVPYYLHGDDAGALENVTELTDGETISVGDRDLEVRYTPGHTPGSVAFRFGDALLSGDTLFLGSVGRPDLEDGAEEAVREAAGQLFDSLERLTDLEDETVVLPGHFSDESIRPLATELGDLRAETANELLSYVADGDEDAFVETIVESLADEPANYNEIKQINWGKEQPGGDVEALELGPNNCAAN from the coding sequence ATGAGCAATATTAACCTCGAGCCGACGGAACTCTCACGACGTCTCGAGAAGGACGATACGGAGGCCCCCTTCGTCCTCGACGTCAGGAACGAGGACGACTACGAGGAGTGGCGGATCGACGGGAGTACGAACGTTCCCATTTACGACGAACTCCTGGCGTACGACTACTCTACGCTCGAGGAGCACGTAGACGAACTCCCGAAAGACACGGAGATTGCGGTCGTCTGCGTCGCCGGCATCACGTCCGCGCGAGCCGCGGAGTTCCTCCGCGAACACGGGTTCGACGCGACGTCGGTTGCCGATGGAATGAACGGCTGGGGACGCGTCCACCGCCAGTACGACGTCGACGCCGCCGACGGCGTCGTCCAGATCGTCCGGCCTGGCACGGGGTGTGTCTCCTATCTTGCCCACGACGGCGACGAGGCGGTCGTCGTCGACCCGAGTCAGTACGTCGATCGGTACCTGAACGCGGTCGACGAGCGCGACCTCGAAATCGTCGGCGTCGCGGACAGCCACGCCCACGCGGACCACGTCTCGGGTGCCCGCCGCCTCGCCGGCGAACTCGACGTGCCTTACTACCTCCACGGGGACGATGCCGGCGCACTCGAGAACGTCACGGAACTCACAGACGGCGAGACGATCTCTGTCGGCGATCGCGACCTCGAGGTACGCTACACGCCGGGACACACTCCCGGCAGCGTCGCGTTCCGGTTCGGCGACGCGCTGCTATCCGGCGACACGCTGTTCCTCGGCAGCGTCGGTCGTCCCGACCTCGAGGACGGCGCGGAGGAGGCCGTCCGCGAGGCCGCCGGCCAACTGTTCGACAGCCTCGAGCGGCTGACGGACCTCGAGGACGAGACCGTCGTTCTTCCGGGTCACTTCAGCGACGAATCGATTCGCCCGCTCGCGACCGAACTGGGCGATCTCCGCGCGGAAACGGCAAACGAACTCTTGAGCTACGTCGCGGACGGTGACGAGGACGCCTTCGTGGAGACGATCGTCGAGAGCCTCGCAGACGAGCCGGCGAATTACAACGAGATCAAGCAGATCAACTGGGGCAAAGAGCAGCCTGGCGGCGATGTCGAGGCGCTCGAACTCGGCCCGAACAACTGCGCCGCGAACTGA
- a CDS encoding dihydrolipoyl dehydrogenase, with protein sequence METTDQSFDFLVIGSGSGLDVASALANRGQLVAVVEKGPLGGTCLNRGCIPSKQLLYHAEVMETVERADEFGIHADVTGVDFADIVREVNEDVSSSAESIHHGLRTSSQHTLLEGEGQFVDDRTVEITDGLDAGTRARAETVLIAAGTRPAIPPIDGIESVDYITSREALQLETPPEDLVIVGGGYIAAELAHFFGTFGSDVAIVGRQQHLLPTADEDVAAAFTERYADRFDVYTGYEAVAAEQSDGEVTVEARAYPPAWDDVSSRGDERNGEGEDEDDVTVTGDTLLVAAGRRPNSDRLNLEATGVETDEHGFVETDEYLRTTAEGIWALGDIVGEYLLKHNANHEARTVVRNLLSDDLEAVDYTAMPFAVFGSPEVAGVGAREGELRDAGREYATATYRYEDTARGKAMKVEGFVKVSIEPNGEILGCHIVGPEASNLIEEVVVAMKAGTGTVWDIRESVHVHPALSEVVDRAFSGQFTRHGAGTHDHHHDHQHGHDHDHEPDHGHE encoded by the coding sequence ATGGAAACGACCGACCAGTCGTTCGACTTCCTCGTTATCGGCTCGGGATCCGGACTGGACGTGGCGAGCGCCCTCGCGAACCGTGGCCAATTGGTCGCGGTCGTCGAGAAGGGACCGCTCGGCGGGACCTGTCTCAACCGCGGCTGCATCCCGTCGAAGCAACTGCTGTACCACGCGGAGGTGATGGAAACCGTCGAGCGAGCCGACGAGTTCGGCATCCACGCCGACGTAACCGGCGTCGACTTCGCCGACATCGTCCGCGAGGTGAACGAGGACGTCTCGAGCAGCGCCGAGTCGATCCACCACGGGCTACGAACCTCGAGTCAGCACACGCTGCTCGAAGGCGAGGGGCAGTTCGTCGACGATCGAACGGTCGAGATCACTGACGGACTCGACGCCGGTACGCGCGCCCGGGCCGAGACCGTCCTGATCGCGGCGGGAACGCGGCCAGCGATTCCGCCGATCGACGGCATCGAGTCCGTCGACTATATCACCAGCAGGGAGGCGCTGCAGTTAGAGACGCCGCCCGAGGATCTCGTGATCGTCGGCGGCGGCTACATCGCGGCTGAACTCGCACACTTCTTCGGAACGTTCGGCAGCGACGTGGCCATCGTCGGTCGGCAACAGCATCTCCTCCCGACGGCCGACGAAGACGTCGCGGCCGCGTTCACCGAGCGCTACGCCGATCGGTTCGACGTGTACACGGGCTACGAGGCGGTCGCAGCCGAGCAATCCGACGGCGAAGTGACCGTCGAGGCTCGAGCGTACCCGCCGGCGTGGGACGACGTATCCAGTCGCGGGGACGAGCGTAACGGTGAGGGAGAAGACGAGGACGACGTAACCGTGACCGGCGACACCCTGCTCGTTGCGGCGGGCCGACGACCGAATTCCGATCGCCTGAACCTCGAGGCGACCGGCGTCGAGACTGACGAACATGGCTTCGTCGAGACTGACGAATACCTGCGCACGACGGCCGAGGGAATCTGGGCGCTCGGGGACATCGTCGGTGAGTACCTGCTGAAACACAACGCGAACCACGAGGCGCGAACTGTCGTCAGGAACCTGCTCAGCGACGACCTCGAGGCGGTCGACTACACTGCGATGCCCTTTGCCGTCTTCGGATCGCCAGAGGTCGCCGGCGTCGGCGCGCGGGAGGGTGAACTCCGCGATGCGGGGCGGGAGTATGCCACCGCGACCTATCGGTACGAGGACACGGCTCGCGGCAAGGCGATGAAAGTGGAGGGGTTCGTCAAGGTCAGTATCGAACCGAACGGCGAGATTCTCGGTTGTCACATCGTCGGCCCCGAGGCGTCGAATCTGATCGAGGAGGTCGTCGTCGCGATGAAAGCGGGGACGGGTACCGTCTGGGACATTCGCGAGTCGGTCCACGTCCATCCCGCGCTCTCGGAGGTGGTCGATCGGGCGTTCTCGGGGCAGTTCACTCGCCACGGAGCGGGGACACACGATCATCACCACGACCACCAGCACGGTCACGACCACGACCACGAACCCGATCACGGCCACGAGTAA
- a CDS encoding thioredoxin family protein — translation MTETTPSEPTDDGSTTQKPVQLNDVADYDDLLEERDLVLLEFVTSGCGICASMEPVLGGVARNAPGVVAIVNAGLVPDLAAQFNIQSVPTLVVLKDGEEVARFDDGFQPAEPLVDALETHASR, via the coding sequence ATGACCGAAACAACGCCTTCGGAACCGACCGACGACGGCAGCACGACCCAAAAGCCCGTCCAGTTGAACGACGTCGCCGACTACGACGACCTGCTCGAGGAACGCGACCTCGTCCTGCTCGAGTTCGTCACGTCCGGCTGTGGCATCTGCGCGTCGATGGAGCCGGTACTCGGCGGCGTCGCCCGCAACGCGCCGGGCGTCGTGGCGATAGTGAACGCCGGTCTCGTTCCCGACCTCGCGGCGCAGTTTAACATCCAGAGCGTCCCAACGCTCGTCGTCCTGAAAGACGGCGAGGAAGTCGCCCGCTTCGACGACGGGTTCCAGCCCGCCGAACCGCTCGTCGACGCCCTCGAGACGCACGCGTCACGCTAA
- a CDS encoding SCO family protein, whose product MNRRLYLRSIAASSVAATAGCLDAISPAGTDDGQVLESPERDLSEATHPSYGDEFPTASVPNPLTGETVSTDQFEGERTMLVTFFYTSCPDGVCPALMLRLRRAQEVAAENGYVDDAAFLAMTFDPERDTEDVLQTYAGQQGVDLEAGNWHFLRPERYEDAKSIVDDRYGLPIEKRDADEYENLEYMFPHYSYIFLVNERGLVERVYPDGATIATSKVVEDFETVVTA is encoded by the coding sequence ATGAACCGACGGCTGTACCTCCGATCGATCGCCGCCTCGAGCGTCGCCGCTACTGCAGGTTGTCTGGACGCCATCTCTCCCGCGGGAACCGACGACGGGCAGGTCCTCGAGTCGCCGGAGCGCGATCTGAGCGAGGCGACGCATCCGAGTTACGGCGACGAATTCCCCACGGCGAGCGTCCCGAATCCCCTGACCGGTGAGACCGTTTCGACCGATCAGTTCGAGGGCGAGCGGACGATGCTGGTAACGTTCTTCTACACATCGTGTCCCGACGGCGTCTGTCCCGCGCTGATGCTGCGGTTGCGACGCGCGCAGGAAGTCGCGGCCGAGAACGGGTACGTCGACGATGCCGCGTTCCTCGCGATGACGTTCGACCCCGAACGCGACACCGAAGACGTGTTGCAAACGTACGCCGGCCAGCAGGGCGTCGACCTCGAGGCCGGAAACTGGCACTTCTTGCGGCCCGAACGCTACGAGGACGCGAAATCGATCGTCGACGACCGCTACGGACTCCCGATCGAGAAGCGCGACGCCGACGAGTACGAGAATCTCGAGTACATGTTCCCCCATTACAGCTACATCTTCCTCGTCAACGAGCGCGGGCTGGTCGAACGCGTGTATCCGGACGGAGCGACCATCGCGACGTCGAAAGTTGTCGAGGACTTCGAAACGGTGGTGACCGCGTGA
- a CDS encoding DUF7521 family protein, with amino-acid sequence MDASFLLAKLITLVLSLVIAYLAYHGYRRSGETPMLYVSGGFVFIGAGAICEGLIYHAFGTTVASAALVQAVIVSSGMVLVLISLTK; translated from the coding sequence ATGGACGCATCGTTCCTGCTCGCCAAGCTGATCACGCTCGTCTTGAGTCTCGTGATCGCGTATCTGGCGTATCACGGCTATCGCCGCAGCGGTGAGACGCCGATGCTGTACGTCTCCGGCGGATTCGTCTTCATCGGTGCCGGTGCGATCTGTGAGGGACTCATCTACCACGCCTTCGGGACGACCGTCGCGTCTGCCGCCCTCGTGCAGGCAGTCATCGTCTCGAGCGGAATGGTGCTCGTTCTCATCTCACTAACGAAGTGA
- a CDS encoding ArsR/SmtB family transcription factor → MQDGGSSDSAEIFQILADEYARKIILAADRDGPKTAKTLSEECDASLTTIYRRVSTLQEHGLIEERRTIDSDGSHRSEFQTALEELHIDITDGQLSLTMETRDELADNFTALWSGLRGED, encoded by the coding sequence GTGCAAGACGGTGGCTCCTCGGACTCGGCGGAAATCTTCCAGATCCTCGCGGACGAGTACGCACGGAAGATCATCCTCGCCGCCGACCGAGACGGACCGAAGACCGCGAAAACCCTCAGCGAGGAGTGTGACGCCTCGCTCACGACGATCTACCGCCGCGTCTCGACGCTGCAGGAACACGGCCTCATCGAGGAACGCCGAACCATCGACTCGGACGGCTCCCACCGAAGCGAGTTCCAGACGGCACTCGAGGAACTCCACATCGACATCACTGACGGCCAACTCTCGCTGACGATGGAGACTCGTGACGAACTCGCAGACAACTTCACGGCGCTCTGGAGCGGGCTCCGAGGTGAGGACTGA
- a CDS encoding response regulator has product MLVCSERIDEKVITQSYARYANAYVRKSSDRGEFVDAVRALEAFWFDTIWLPPRDGTGSKDQL; this is encoded by the coding sequence GTGCTCGTCTGTTCCGAGCGGATCGACGAGAAAGTGATCACACAGTCGTACGCGCGCTACGCAAACGCGTACGTCCGAAAATCGAGCGACCGAGGCGAGTTCGTGGACGCCGTCCGAGCGCTCGAGGCGTTCTGGTTCGATACCATCTGGTTACCGCCGAGAGACGGAACAGGTTCGAAAGATCAGTTGTGA
- a CDS encoding DsbA family protein: MSLDQPSRRAFLAGSVVTLGAGGAYYLTRSDDDAHDISPSFHSSDETSAFGVDLDGKPIMGAPDAPLEIYYWTDFQCPFCEQFERETLPDLVRNHVEPGDVRIVLIALPYFGADSVTAAVASKCVWEQVRDEEPSAYWDWHAAVFEEQDEKNSGWASAENLLEYTRSVDAVDADALESCLEDRRPELEDTIETDADRATERGVSGTPTFVVFDPDAEAAGSLVGAQPPERFDEAIARIEDG; this comes from the coding sequence ATGTCCCTGGATCAGCCATCCCGTCGTGCCTTCCTCGCCGGCTCAGTCGTGACGCTCGGTGCCGGCGGCGCCTATTATCTCACGCGATCCGACGACGACGCCCATGATATCTCCCCGTCGTTTCACTCGAGCGACGAGACGTCAGCGTTCGGCGTCGATCTCGACGGGAAGCCGATCATGGGAGCGCCGGATGCGCCGCTCGAGATCTACTACTGGACGGACTTCCAGTGTCCGTTCTGCGAGCAGTTCGAGCGGGAGACGCTCCCCGACCTCGTCCGGAACCACGTCGAGCCCGGCGACGTTCGCATCGTCTTGATCGCCTTGCCGTACTTCGGCGCGGACTCGGTGACTGCCGCGGTGGCGAGCAAGTGCGTCTGGGAGCAGGTCCGCGACGAAGAGCCGTCCGCGTACTGGGACTGGCACGCGGCGGTATTCGAGGAACAGGACGAGAAGAATTCGGGCTGGGCGTCGGCCGAAAACCTCCTCGAGTACACCCGCTCCGTCGACGCGGTCGACGCGGACGCCCTCGAGTCGTGTCTCGAGGACCGACGGCCGGAACTCGAGGACACGATCGAGACCGACGCGGACCGGGCGACCGAACGCGGCGTGTCGGGCACGCCGACGTTCGTCGTCTTCGATCCGGACGCCGAAGCCGCCGGCTCGCTCGTCGGCGCACAGCCGCCCGAACGCTTCGACGAGGCGATCGCACGGATCGAGGACGGCTGA
- a CDS encoding alpha/beta hydrolase, translated as MVQQTSISFTSTGVTCRGELFAPTAAEEPPVVVMAHGFGGERTWRLPAFARRFAEHGLAALVFDYRTFGDSDGTPRNLISPRRHLEDWRAAVAHARSRSDIDGERLALWGTSFSGGHVVATAARDPAVDAIVAQVPFTDGLATAGNLIRRGGLSYARGALSGAVTDLARTAVGRDPHYVSIVADPDEFAVMNTPDAKPGYESMVPDDATSRNECPGRILATVPAYRPITAAGDVSCPAFVVEAAGDTIVPSWTVDRLVSKLDDVERLRLPVGHFEVYRGDAFERVVDRQLAFLERTLIA; from the coding sequence ATGGTTCAGCAGACGTCGATTTCGTTTACCAGCACTGGTGTCACCTGCCGCGGGGAGTTGTTCGCACCGACCGCCGCGGAGGAGCCGCCGGTCGTCGTGATGGCCCACGGGTTCGGCGGCGAACGGACGTGGCGACTCCCCGCGTTCGCTCGGCGGTTCGCCGAGCACGGCCTCGCCGCGCTGGTCTTCGACTACCGTACGTTCGGGGACAGCGACGGCACGCCACGGAACCTCATCAGCCCGCGACGCCACCTCGAGGACTGGCGCGCCGCCGTCGCACACGCCCGATCCCGCTCCGACATCGACGGCGAACGACTCGCCCTCTGGGGGACGTCCTTCAGCGGCGGTCACGTCGTCGCGACCGCGGCACGCGATCCGGCCGTCGACGCGATCGTCGCGCAGGTGCCGTTCACCGATGGGCTCGCAACTGCGGGCAACCTGATCCGACGGGGCGGCCTCTCCTACGCCCGTGGCGCGCTCTCCGGCGCAGTCACCGATCTCGCGCGGACGGCGGTCGGTCGGGACCCCCACTACGTTTCGATCGTTGCCGACCCCGACGAGTTCGCCGTGATGAACACGCCCGACGCAAAGCCCGGCTACGAGTCGATGGTTCCCGACGACGCGACCAGTCGAAACGAGTGTCCGGGGCGAATCCTCGCAACCGTCCCTGCCTATCGACCGATCACAGCGGCCGGCGACGTCTCCTGCCCTGCGTTCGTCGTCGAGGCGGCGGGAGACACGATCGTCCCGTCGTGGACCGTCGACCGACTCGTCTCGAAACTCGACGACGTCGAGCGTCTCAGGCTCCCGGTCGGCCACTTCGAGGTTTACCGCGGCGACGCGTTCGAACGTGTCGTCGATCGCCAGCTCGCGTTCCTCGAGCGAACGCTGATCGCCTAG
- a CDS encoding DUF302 domain-containing protein encodes MLPIDPTQIDPDDIGQTQTVLEMDHEEAIEHVREVFTDAGFGVPVEFSPSKLLNEKVDADRDPYYVLGACNPAVADRALEASDGELGALFPCNVVVWEEEPGRQRVYHVSIMRIARLVGITPDDEEMAEIVAETGELVDAAFEEL; translated from the coding sequence ATGCTTCCTATCGATCCCACGCAGATAGACCCGGACGATATCGGCCAAACGCAGACCGTCCTCGAGATGGACCACGAGGAGGCGATCGAGCACGTTCGTGAAGTGTTCACCGACGCAGGGTTCGGTGTCCCCGTCGAGTTCTCGCCGTCGAAACTGCTCAACGAGAAAGTCGATGCCGACCGCGACCCCTACTACGTCCTCGGGGCCTGTAACCCCGCAGTGGCCGACCGGGCGCTCGAGGCCAGCGACGGCGAACTCGGCGCGCTCTTCCCGTGTAACGTCGTCGTTTGGGAGGAAGAACCCGGTCGACAACGCGTCTATCACGTCTCGATCATGCGGATCGCACGGCTCGTCGGGATAACGCCGGACGACGAGGAGATGGCGGAGATCGTCGCGGAGACCGGCGAACTCGTCGACGCCGCCTTCGAGGAACTGTAA